In the Leptospira selangorensis genome, one interval contains:
- the scpB gene encoding SMC-Scp complex subunit ScpB, whose translation MIEALLFLSGEPLKLASIAKSIDCEKQEARDILDELILDYQEKDGGFVLREIAGAYQFSTNEKYSEILARLFKEKKREQLSRSSLDTLAIIAYKQPITLSEIDDIRGVSSRAMVTSLISKKLVKPVGNKEVPGRPALYGTTKDFLIHFGLNKLTDLPAPVEVKELKFENLDDLIENGQE comes from the coding sequence CTGATAGAAGCGCTGCTTTTCCTTTCCGGAGAGCCGCTTAAACTAGCCAGTATCGCAAAATCCATAGACTGCGAAAAACAGGAAGCTCGCGATATACTCGACGAGTTGATCTTGGATTACCAAGAGAAGGACGGAGGATTCGTTCTTAGAGAGATCGCAGGCGCTTATCAATTTTCTACGAACGAAAAATATTCCGAAATTTTAGCAAGGCTCTTCAAAGAGAAGAAGAGAGAACAACTTTCACGTTCCAGTTTGGATACTTTAGCGATCATCGCTTATAAACAGCCGATCACATTATCTGAAATTGATGATATTCGGGGAGTTTCTTCCAGGGCGATGGTAACTTCTCTTATATCTAAAAAACTGGTTAAACCGGTTGGTAATAAAGAAGTTCCGGGAAGACCTGCATTGTACGGAACCACTAAAGATTTTTTAATACATTTCGGATTAAATAAACTGACCGATTTACCTGCCCCTGTGGAAGTGAAGGAATTAAAATTCGAAAACCTGGATGATTTGATAGAGAATGGCCAAGAATAA
- a CDS encoding segregation and condensation protein A, which yields MERENATQSFVVQWNNSEGGITEGPLSLLWSLIESYKVDIFEVSLSQITQDFLNFIKISASIHIDMGAEYALMAANLVYLKSKALLPDPGFEEEDYDPPLPPELVEKLLEHKKFQLTAQKMGDVDKVQAGVFSRETNQVIDESESWLDLSLLDLISAFNEILEKREDEAEIPALLTAPHRYSVEEKMGTISELLVERSDISFEELFSTVKPEKAEIVAVFLAMLELCKQRIVSIRQHKTFGEIRIFLVGEPWNATKPA from the coding sequence ATGGAGAGAGAAAACGCCACACAATCCTTCGTAGTTCAATGGAACAATTCCGAAGGTGGTATTACAGAGGGACCTTTAAGTCTTCTCTGGTCTCTTATCGAAAGTTATAAGGTGGATATATTTGAAGTATCCCTTTCTCAAATCACCCAAGACTTTCTAAACTTCATTAAGATTTCTGCAAGTATTCATATAGACATGGGAGCGGAATACGCTCTTATGGCCGCTAATTTAGTTTATCTCAAATCTAAAGCATTATTACCCGATCCAGGTTTCGAAGAAGAAGATTATGATCCTCCTCTTCCACCTGAACTGGTCGAAAAACTTCTAGAACATAAAAAATTCCAATTAACCGCCCAGAAAATGGGGGATGTGGATAAGGTCCAGGCTGGAGTATTTTCCAGAGAGACCAACCAGGTTATAGACGAGTCCGAGTCCTGGCTGGATCTAAGCCTTTTAGACCTGATTTCCGCATTTAATGAGATCTTGGAAAAACGGGAAGACGAAGCTGAGATTCCCGCTTTACTTACCGCGCCCCACAGGTATTCTGTCGAGGAAAAGATGGGTACCATTTCCGAACTGCTCGTCGAACGTTCGGATATCTCCTTTGAAGAATTGTTTTCTACGGTCAAGCCGGAGAAAGCCGAGATAGTAGCCGTCTTTCTGGCAATGTTGGAGCTCTGCAAACAGAGAATTGTATCCATCCGCCAGCATAAAACTTTCGGCGAAATCCGTATATTCTTGGTGGGAGAACCGTGGAACGCGACAAAGCCGGCTTAA
- a CDS encoding response regulator: MARILVVDDAKFMRTMVKDALVAGGHEIVGEAENGNIAVDQYKAIKPDLVTMDITMREKDGIEAAQEIFKLDPKARIIMVTALGQEELLAKAIKMGVKDFVVKPFSPERLQQAAEKALNS, from the coding sequence ATGGCCAGAATTCTCGTAGTAGACGATGCAAAATTCATGAGGACCATGGTGAAGGACGCACTCGTCGCCGGAGGGCATGAGATCGTCGGCGAGGCCGAAAACGGAAATATCGCTGTTGATCAGTACAAAGCGATCAAGCCGGATCTAGTCACCATGGATATCACCATGAGAGAAAAAGACGGGATCGAAGCAGCCCAGGAAATTTTTAAATTAGATCCGAAAGCACGTATCATCATGGTAACTGCTCTTGGTCAGGAAGAACTTCTTGCGAAAGCGATCAAGATGGGAGTGAAGGATTTCGTAGTAAAACCTTTCTCACCTGAAAGATTGCAACAGGCGGCAGAAAAAGCACTGAATTCATAA
- a CDS encoding protein-glutamate methylesterase/protein-glutamine glutaminase, producing MVGTPADGSIRVVIIDDSLLVRNIISDQIKKESRIQVIATGKTGVDCIELATKLRPDIVILDVEMPVMDGLSALQELQKRKLGIPVMMLSVLTQHGADATFKALEYGAIDFVPKPSSSNQFNPEEIGTVLKNRILAYFDSLRPSHAGLDPKKIVETVKSKIFKDEKKTVEAVCIGTSTGGPKALQTVFSDFPENFHLPIFVVQHMPVGFTKAFASRLNDHSKITVKEAEDGEEVRPGTGYVAPGDAHLKIESKAGRKWIALGREALVNGHRPSVEVLFDSAIREYGSALVGVIMTGMGKDGAAATLRMRETGASTVAQDEDSSVIFGMNRQAIEMGGVQFVEPVSAITSRILSILKERGN from the coding sequence GTGGTAGGAACACCTGCGGACGGGTCGATTCGGGTCGTGATTATAGACGACTCTCTCTTGGTGCGAAATATTATTTCGGACCAGATCAAAAAAGAAAGTCGGATCCAAGTTATAGCTACGGGTAAAACCGGAGTGGATTGTATTGAACTTGCGACAAAACTGCGACCTGATATTGTAATTTTAGATGTGGAAATGCCTGTGATGGATGGGCTTTCCGCACTCCAAGAACTGCAGAAACGAAAATTGGGTATTCCGGTAATGATGCTTTCCGTTTTGACACAACACGGAGCGGATGCAACTTTCAAAGCATTAGAATACGGAGCCATAGATTTCGTTCCGAAACCTTCTTCTAGTAATCAATTTAATCCGGAAGAAATTGGAACAGTTCTCAAAAATAGAATACTCGCTTATTTCGATAGTTTACGACCAAGTCATGCGGGGCTTGATCCCAAAAAAATCGTAGAAACGGTCAAAAGTAAAATTTTCAAAGATGAAAAGAAAACCGTAGAAGCGGTTTGTATTGGGACATCGACCGGTGGTCCGAAGGCATTACAGACTGTTTTTTCTGATTTTCCGGAGAATTTTCATCTACCAATTTTCGTCGTACAACATATGCCTGTGGGTTTTACGAAAGCCTTTGCTTCTCGTTTAAATGATCATTCTAAAATCACAGTAAAGGAAGCCGAGGACGGAGAAGAAGTTCGCCCCGGAACAGGTTACGTGGCGCCGGGTGATGCACATTTGAAGATCGAATCTAAGGCAGGACGTAAATGGATTGCCTTAGGTAGGGAAGCGTTGGTAAATGGACACAGGCCCTCAGTCGAAGTTTTATTCGACAGCGCAATCCGGGAATACGGGAGCGCCTTAGTCGGTGTAATTATGACCGGCATGGGAAAAGATGGAGCGGCAGCGACTCTCAGAATGAGAGAGACTGGAGCTTCTACTGTTGCCCAAGACGAGGACAGCTCCGTGATCTTCGGAATGAATCGCCAAGCCATCGAAATGGGTGGGGTTCAGTTCGTAGAACCAGTAAGCGCAATAACATCAAGGATACTTTCCATTCTTAAAGAAAGGGGAAACTAA